The genomic segment CCATTCAGTTAATGGCCTTATGGACGAGTTTATTTCCTTTTCGTTCTGTATACGCAGCCCGCACTCTCCTCGTAAATAAAAACTGCTAACCACAAGTAAAAGAATGTGTATCGAGAAAGGGCTTTTGCAAGCTTGGCCTTGAACTAGCGTGGAAAAGAGAAGGGCGGTAGTTCTTGAAGTTGATTCTGTTATCGTCAGGCATCGTGTTAACCTGTGATTGTTGGCAAGAGGGTCCCCTCATGAAGGTATTCTTGAACAAATTTGTAAAGAAGAGTGGATGGTGGGCAtcgagtttaatttttaaagtgcaTCGGTCCTTTTTAGTCCAGTTTTGGCCACCAACCCAGCGCCGGCGGTCATCAGTTTGACTTTACCCCCGCATACAGATAAATTCAAAGGTAGGAGTGACGGTCTCATCCTGAAAGACGTGTAGCCTATgttgacttctttttttgtttttttcggaaagtaattttttaaaaaaataactttcagaaaagtaaattctaaaaaaattaatatttaatagaataataaaaaataaattaaaaaatatttttcagtatttgattatctcataaaaaataaactaaaatataacttattaatattttatttttttcagtgtattaaaataataaaaaacaaatctaaaaaattaaaatataaaaaaattaaaataataataattaacattttataaatcatttcaaataaaataagtaacaatcaaaagaataagaattaaatttgataaatataaaatttcaattaaaaattaataaaaaaacaaataacaattaaagaaaaacaaaaattaatataaaaaataaattttaaaagataagaatcaaatttaatataattaacaaataatatgatatttttaaattttttacaattttcgaAAAGTGTTTTcacccaaaattaaaaaaaaaaacattttttctaaaaaccaagctaaatttttaatttgactggaaaatgttttcttttaatcagaaagtatttttaatatttaataggataataaaaaataaattaaaaaatatttttcagtatttgattatctcatgaaaaataaactaaaatataacttattaatattttatttttttcaagtgtattaaaataataaaaaacaaatataaaaaattaaaacataaaaaaattaaaataataataattaacattttacaaattatttcaaataaaataagtaacaatcaaaaaaatgagaattaaatttgataaatataaaattttaattaaaaattaataaaaaaacaaataacaattaaagaaaaaccaaaattaatataaaaaataaattttaagagatgaggatcaaatttaatataattaacaaataatatgatatttttaaatttttcacaacttccatccaaaataaaaaaaaaaaaaaaaactttttctaaaaaccaagccaaatttttatttgactggaaagtgttttcttttaatcagaaagtatttttcgctgaccaacttttctaatagcaaacaaacaaagaaaaatttgaaacaTGGTTTTCCGAAAcctatatgttaaaaaaaaacaaacttgaatAATACCTCATCAATGGTCCCGGAGCATCCTTATCAGCATAAAATACCGACAGCGAGTAATAATCCCCAAATCACTCTTGCCATGCAAACAGCATTTCAAAATCTTCATAAAGTTTGCAACAGGCAAGGTTTCAAGGAATGTATCATCAGGAAACTCcagaaaaatcttgaattacCCAGTAgcaattttaatgtatttacaagcggaaaaaactttgaaaaaagcCTCTACCATACTTACTAACACCCCCTTATAGTCCCTATTGTCCAGCGTAGGCAGAAGCTAGAATTGgcagtcaagaaaaaaaaattaatttacaaggAGAATTGAATAGAAATCCTCTGATTTTCTAAAGCTACGGGAACTGGAAATTAACTCAATTGAAGACCCTGAAGTAGATGGACCATGTTCGCAACCCCATTAGCAAAGACTGACCGTATTGAGCAACTGGGAAGACAATGGACCAGTTCAACTAGTTTTTACAGAAACAAATCAATCCAGACTAAACTAAAGCACACATAAAAATGGCTAGAGATTCCCTGATAGGATACAAATCGAACCCAAACTAACAGTCCTAGGCCATTTCTTTCTCGCCAACTTTCAGGCTCCAAACCTAGCATTCCCACAAAAACCTTTAGAAAACTACaaacatatgaaaaaacaacagAAGCTCACCATCTCAACACCTAAGAAAAAACACATGCCAAGCTCTTCAAAAAATCAAGCCCTTAAAGCATTCAAAGAAACAATTCACAACATTACAAATTCAACCAGATCAAGCCATAGCTGCAAATTGGATACACAAACTAGACATGCAACTTTTGATTGATAAAAAGCTTGATAAATCATAAGCTCACAAAGAACCCATCAAAACCCAACTTtccaaatatttaaaatgtgaAACATAATAGTTTTCATTAAACTAGCCTTTATATTTACTTGGGTTACCTTAAAAGCTACTGAAAACAGCTCATTTTCATTAACTGGAAAAGGAGCTCACTGACAATCTGAGCAAGAATGCATCAGCAAACAATAATCTTAGCTCAAACTTAAACCTCTTGGAGAAATAGGGAGAGCAACCAGCATCCTAATCAAAATACAAAGCATTATCATCGCCAGTCAATGAAAGCAGTAACATAGGCCAGATTCGTTATCATACGTGTCACTTACTAAAAAAAATGCCATTAACACCATAACAAAAATCAAGCAATAGCTCAAATCAATCAGCGAAACAAAATCCACAAAAAATATGGAAAATTAAATTCGTATTTCAACTAGCCATAATCATTAAAATCATCCTGGACAGAGTAATTAAACGCTTTAAAGGCCATAAGGTCTACCAAATGGACTGAAACCcacatcaacaacaaaaaaaaatacagaattcAAAATTCCAGAATTCAAAATACCAAAATGGACATCATCATCTCCAAGCTCTCAACGGTAACTCTTCTGGAACCTAGCACGTGCACCACGTCCACCAAACTTCTTAGTCTCGCACCTTCTTGGATCCGCTACAAGCAAAGTCCTATCGTACCTAACCAGTATATCTTTAATCTCCTTCTTGCTTTGCTCATCAACATACTTTTGATAGAAAGCAACAAGAGCCTTCGCTATGCTCTGCCTTATCGCGTAAATCTGCGAGGTATGACCTCCACCCTTCACTCTGATCCTCATGTCGACACCAGCAAATCGATGTCGTCCAAGGAGGAGGATTGGCTCGTAAGCCTTGAATCGGAGGATCTCCGGTTCAACGAGTTCAATTGGGCTGCCGTTGATCTTGATTAGGCCGCGGCCGCGCTTGCAGTGGGTGACTGCTACTGCGGTTTTCTTCCGCCCGAAACATTGAACCGACTCTGTTGGTGCAGCGGTCGCCATTGTTAGGGTTCGTTCGAAGTAGAATGCAAACGTGAAACCCCGGTGATCTAAGGAGCGGAGAGTAAATGAAGAGTATATAGTGGGGGTGCTAGGGTTTTGATGAAATTACGAAATTGACATTATGGTGAAAGCGTGGATTGGGAGTTGGGCTGGGCTAAAATTAAAATCCCCAGGCGTTTCCTGAGCTAGGCTGGATTCATTTAAGTTGGAAAGGATCCAACTCATgatacaatttcatccttcaaacttttcttatctcaattttataccAATAATAGCggggtttttttaattcacctggtttaatatggtttttttcagtttttattttatttttttggctctATAATATTGGTTTGTTTGATAATCCAAATACggtcagatatttttttattattattttgttgtttttttactagtttatttattattgttatatattttttttctatattattggAATTACTTACAGAATCAATAACTCGTGACTTGGATGTTTTTTCACCCTAATATTATTTTAcgtcaaaatatattttgccCGGGCAACAAATCCAGCGATAAGTGCTTCAACTTGGTCATGGTCACCCAATTGCTACTACTACAATCAAGGATCTGGCGTTAAAGAGCTATGTTTGAGAATCTGACTGGGTGATGGGCTCGGGCTCGGGCCCAGTGATTAAAACTATTCTTGGACTGGGTCCAGATTAATATTTTCTCTGGAGGTGGTACCAAAGAAGTTCCGCACGTTTGTTTAAcacattattataatttgttttcaataaatatttatattatgtttcCTAAATTAGGGGGCTGTCCTCCATGTTAATGACAAGAAAAGGGTGAAAAACATCCGTTCGTTAacgtcatgtttgtttttattttattttccatttacaaaaaaatttaacttgatttttaggaaaatatttttccttttaattgtgtttgttttttaaaaagtggttTCTAGAAAATCACTTTCTAAACTTTCatatgtttgtttgccattaaaaaaattggccaacaaaaaacactttccagttaaagaaaaatttggcttggttttcaggaaaatgttttcctgaaaaatttaggcggaaaacactttttgaaaattgtgaaaaatttagaaatgtcattatttgctgatcatatcaaatttgatcctcaaacttttgattgctacatatactttgttttcaatatttatttttcaatttcatctcttaaaatttaatttttatattaactttggtccttatttttataattgctatttgttttttcttattatttttttattgaaattttttatctatcaaatttgatcctgattcttttaattgttacttattttatttgaaataatttatgaaatgttaattattattattttaatttcttcatcttttatttttttttaattttttagatttaatcagtattatttttattattatttattttatttaaaataatttatgaaattatatttttttcaatttaattctcatttaactttttaatttgtaagatttattcctcgttattttaataaattttaaaaaaatatattaataagttattttccagctcattttctatgatataaccaaacactagaaaatattttttaatttattttttattatactacaaaatatctgaaaaaaatattattttttaaaaaaatattttttttaaaaaatattttttaataaataaacagGGCAAAAAACACGGGTTCAATGAATCTAACAAATCAAGGTCATAAAAGCCGTGAGCGAGATCTATCATGTCattttagagtgtgtttggcagtgtggttgcgggtacttttcaaataacttttcgtgccaaaatatatgtcaacaatgtttttttatttttaaaaaattatttttgacatcagcacattaaaacgtttcaaaacgtacaaatcatattaaattttaacaaaaaaaaaattcaaattttttaggaacgcagccgcagccgcattCCCAAACGAGACCTTAATGTTCTTAACTCCCACAGTACTTTACCCTAGTCCGATTCAGCACATGGTAGGTACAGATAATAAAGTATTTAGTAACAGTTTGTGTGGCAaagattttaatatgataataatggTGGTTTAGAAGTGTGGGAgtagatatatattaaaataatattttttttaatatttaaaaaataatttttatattagtgtATTATAAGTGTATTataatgatctaaaaatatgttaaaaaaataatttgaagtaaaaagaaattaaaatttttttaaatatttttaaaactatttttaaaatgtaaaaacaaacaatatataGGTTTACGAGAGATTGCGTGGTTGAAGACTCGTTTGGATTCTTAAGGTAATTTCTCTTTTCGCACCCTCTATATACGTGAACagcatgcttcttcttcttttttgcacGGACTGGTGTCCCTTCTAtacaaaggaaaaaacattGATCCTATTATCCCAATTTAGATTTAGCCCCTGCCCTCTGTTATCAGCCATGAAGATCACGTTTACTCTGTTTTGGTGTGGTTTCTTCCCATGAAGGGTAGTTCCAGTACTCGCAGGGATTGCCCTCTTCGTTGTTTTTGGTATTGCACGGGTCCAGGTTTAGCCCCTTACTCTTGGGCCAGATTGGTCACACCAGTAATGAACCCGGACTGAGCTTGGGGCTTGCAACACTGGTCGCCAAGCTTTGCCGAAAAACACGGGCCAAGGTCCATCAAAATCACAGGCACAAAAATTAATGGGCCACCTATCCTATCCGAACCCTCGAAGAAAGGGGTGTTTGGAAATTtaataacagttattttttaaaattattttttcttataaatacatcaaaatgattaaaatatatatatatataaataattttaaataaaaaaaatttgacaaatCTTCATCTGGACCGCACTCTCAAACAGGGGCTAAGACTACTCTCCTTTCTCAAGTTTGGGTGCCATATAGACTTTTGATGTACTAAATCCAGGAAGATTAAGGAGTGTCCAAAAAGCCTGGTTGCTCTATTGTCATAGTTTTCGAGAAGCTTGGTTTATCCAATTGACATGATCTTCAAAGAGACTTAGCTGACCCAATTAGTCCGCTGCATGTAGACCCTTGTCTAGGCTCAAATAGAAATGAgcgaaacctttttttttttttttggtaacccggggtgtccgggctagtttacgcgcaccacaactaatcccggacccactgaacatcctgcaagcccagtaggcATGTAAGATACCGCtggggtgacagacgtgcacgCTAGGGCTCGAACCCAGGTGACAGAGACAAGGAAACCTTGCCTCTACCGCTGGGCTACAAGCCCTGGTGCAAGCGAAACCATTTTTTCCTCACATGGGTGGTGGTGTGTCataagttttataaaatatgtacttttatctttaaactttaaaaatcacataaattatacaattttagtacctcaatatttttctaatttaattttggtataaaaagttcatttttttttattccttataGTTCATAgttgaaagagaagagagagaaatcattGGGTTCCAATTGTATAGAGAGAAAAGTATTGTTGACACCGATGTAAGCCAACATAACATatgatatttatatcaaatgatTCCTTTCGATGAGGAGAGTTCATATTAggtgtttgtttttatctttaaagtacgtgaaaaaaatagatttgagcGTGAGTTGATTTTAGtggtgttttgggtttttttgagGTCTTAAATAGGTTTGTTGTAGTTTCTACAATGTTTAGTAGGTGTTTTGgggtgaaaaaaatagattcaaaacaggtttttaagtaaaaaaaacttgaacctGATTTTCTGGCCTTCACAGTTGTCGGAATTTGGGTAAATCAGATGACGCGTCGTTGGCATCAGCAacgaattgttttttttttaaattgggttGAACGACATATTATCCATGTTcagttgtaaagaaaaaaaaggttcagTCGCGTGGGCTCTCACAAAATGGGTCAGGCATGCTGGCCTAACTTGTTAGGCTCAGCACGCCTagcctttgttttattttttaaattttttttaattaatgattttttaatggttttttatctaaattttttattttttatttaaattagtaatcattcattctttgattttatttatataatttttttaaaataataattattattttagttatgcatttaaatttaaaaagtttttctgatttatctataattttttttaatcttttgtatggatgaactttagtttttaaaataaaaaaaatattttcagataatatttataatatatgcagCCTTGCAtggtgttatttttttcttttatttttttcgattaatttaatttgtgtcattatttctattattatttgcatgaataaaaaattattttaataaataaatttaacaaatacaaCAATGTAAATATCTtgtctttcaatattaaatatctttacTTACACATTTATctcaatttttcaagttttatttttaagtatctttaagtattttttattcatctatttACGTATACAAttcttaatttctttgattacctatgtatataataaaatttacttcaattaaattttttaaaatataaaataaacacgAGTCCCCTCACTAATTTGAAAATACGTGAAAATCAATGCTATCATTGCTTAATAGAGACAAAGATGTCACTACTCTAGTATGTATGCTTCTTTGGCGTTGCTTCGTAAAGCCGGATTAATATGAATAAGGATTTTCagcaaaattataaatgagattttttaaaaatatctgagaaatatttgtttaaatgttttatgtgTGTTTGACACATGGGACCTTGAAGAAGTCTTGTACTaaacaagaataatttttattttataaaatatgtatgATAATTAATTACACCTTACTTATTTTTCAAGGGTCTTTTTTCTCAAGTGGGGCCTTGTGTCATTGTTTAAATTGTCTGCACGCGAGGACCGGCTCTACCACAGCGaggaaatacaaaaacatgatGTTTGGTTTGCGTGCCTGGTTGCTGAAAAGTTCTCATGCCGCGaccaaattatttgattggttGGTTGGTATAGTAAGTctcataattatcataattattgtTTGGTATTATTCCATGAATGGGACCCTCATGAACACCAATTCTCAATCGAGACCCCTTTCTTTTGAGAATTACCTGATTAAACCCTACCTTAAGACTTTTTTCACTTAATGGATAatgtcatgaaaataaaatcataaattttaatttttggggTTATGAAACGGTTGATAGAGAGAACCGATAGACAGTTTATTTTGTCTGGGGACTTGGTTGAAAATCACATTCGATTTGTAGGACCAGATGTGtgctttgtcttttttatttttcaaaccacaagAGCATATTTAAGATTATCGTAGTGATtatagtttaaagtattttttatttagaaatatattaaaatatttttttattttaaaaaatttatttttgatattagcatattaaaaaaatttatttttttttaaaaattccaacATCATATTTCCAAACATAACCTTAGGATAAGCAATAGCCTTTCCGCTGACTTCCTAAAATCCGTTTTGGCGTAGAAGGGAActcccttttattttcctttttttttttctcattttcttttttctttttgctgttTTATCTGGCCATGGAAATTTTGAAACATGGGTTGATGATCCTTCGCATTCAACCGGGGGCTTATTTTGGTCACCGGCGGTGGAGGCTTTTTACAAGTGACGCTCTTGAGCCAGCAGTGAAGTATCATTATTCTGGTGTTGATTTACATAGAGCACAATTGCACTGACCATTACATTACGGGGCCGCCAGACGGATTGTTTCTTTGATTTGCACAAATTTCCAGTTCTTCGACGCTAAATGAGTGACGGTGAGGGCGGAAAAGAAATAAGCCCTAGCCTTAAAAATTTGGCCTGGTGAATCAGAAATTGATCGTGTTCTTTGGATGTGATTGTCGTTTTCTGATGTCAGCATTGCAACTTCAACGATAACGTCGCGTAATAGATTTTGGTTTGGCTCAGCGTTGTGGTGTATCAGATCATGTGATGCCGTGATTGTTCTGCATACTTGAGGGCCTGATGATCTTAACAGATACTGTTCACGGAAAGTTTGATGAAATTGGAAATCTGGTAACGCAAGTTattcatcaatgtttttttttttttagcattttttattgttcaccCTCTCCAATTGACCATTGACTGTGATAGTGtatcttttcaaaattttttatttgattcttaattttttatttttacatgattgGGCATTTTGAGCCTTAGATTTGAAACTAATAgcgctatatatatatatatatatatatatatatatatatatatatatatatatatataaatttttttttttgtttttgaataattttttttaatgttaccgtgattgtttttttatatttatagtattttatttgttatcattttttttaatataattcaaataaaatcaatttatttatttaattaaaattataacactGGTAGACGAAGCATGCCATCTACTTATCAAATCTTAGATTCAgccagtaattttttttttttattttatttgtcccCGGACAATGTCAGGACTTGCTCTTTGGGCTCTGACCCAGGTGGGCCGCGTGGAGCAGgttattagattaaaaaaacaagatattaaaataaaaattggaggAAAGATCCTGGataataaattgaaagaaaaaaattaaaaaaattaaaactataaatataaaaaaaggtcaaTAGAATGAATgtgatatttaatataaaaacaagagTACTCCTTTCGTcacacaaaaatagaaaaattagatACTGAATTCCttgaatatctttttaaaaaaaatataccttcAGAATTACAATAAATATCGGTATtcatgatgaaaaagaaaaaaaataaaaatgataataaagggTGTTTTTAACCAaagtaatgaatattttttaattttttaatttaaaaatatattgaaataatatatatatatatatatatatatatttaaaatttatttttaatattaagatatttaaataatataaaaataaaaaaataatctaaaaataattacaaaatttgAAAACTCACGCCCtctcattaattattaattaatgtgcCCTCATGTCCACAAGTCAGAATCGCCACTTCCCGACCAAACTAAAATCCACTGTCCCCCCCTCtctaccccccccccccccccccccaccccaaTGGCTCCACCGGAAAGTGACTCCGTCGAGCCTGTAACTCCGGCAGGCAGACTATTCCTCCTACCAGAAATGAATACCATAATCCACTGTGCATTTGGTGTAAAAAACAAGATAGACATAGACTCCACAAGATCAGTTATCAAGAATTCTCTCATGCTCAAGCACCCAAGATTTTGCAGCCTCCTAGTACGTGACAAGAATGGACGGGAGCACTGGAAAAAAACAGATATCGATATCGATCAGCACTTCATTATTGTAAACAAAAAGACATgtactgatgatgatgatgatgatgatgatgatgttgataAAGCAGTGAATGAATATATAGCTGATTTATCAGTTAGTACTCCACTTGACATGAACAAGCCTTTGTGGGAAGTCCACGTCATGTTGGAGAAAAAGTGTGCTATCATGAGGATTCATCATGCGTTGGGAGATGGGATCTCTTTGATGTCAATGTTTTTGGCAAGCTGCAGGACAGCGAGCGATCCTGAGGCGATACCTACTTTGGTCACTGGGAGGAGGCCGGATTGTGGGAAGGAAGGGAAACAGCAGGATTGGAGAGGGGTTATTTTGAGAGTTCTAAAGATGGTTTGGTTTGGCATGGCTTTTAGTTTGGAGTTTGTGTTGAGATTTTTGTGGGTTAGTGACAAGAAGACCGTGATTTCTGGTGGTGATGGGGTGGAGCTGTGGCCGAGGAAATTGGCTACTGCCAAGTTTTTGATTGAAGATATGAAGACTGTGAAAGGAGCTGTTGCTAATGCGGTAAGTACATGGGCTCTTTTACCTTTTTCTGGGAAACAAATTACagattttgttattatatattgatGGAGTGATTTGCTTGTGAATTTGTGATTAGCCATTGAAAGGTGTCTTTGCTTTTAGCTTCACAACTTAGTCTATTTGTCTTCCAACAACATATCTATGCCTTCTTGGAACCACACAGTTGTTGGattagaagttttttttataattaattacgGGTTCATGTAAGTCTGAGGTTTGTGAAACCTGAATCGGTGATTTCTAGAAGATCTGACCAGTTAAACCTTGGAGTTCTAGataagatttaattaatatatatagaaaggggtgtttaaaaaatatatctagatTATTTGTAACCAGGATTCATGCCGTCTTATAATTAGAAGCCCTGATAATTATCTTCTTGCAATTAGCATCTCTCATAACTGTTAGCCACTTCATAACATATCATATTTACCACGTGGCAGGGCTTAAAATCTTTCAAATAAACAAAGTGCTCAGTTGAATATGTGTCAACACTAAATGTTAACAGTATCTCTATTTTACAGTATATGATTATGATATCATTATCACACGATGAAGATAGACCAGGGGTTCTTCGCGTAATCAATGATTAAAGAGCATGCTAGGGTGATTAAGAGagttaatttaacaataaaccAGAGCCACGTATTGTATCTACCTGCGCTTTTCTTCTGTCATGTTTTTGTTTCAGCCAATACTACGATCATGACATCTAAACAACTCTATGAATGctaaaaaagtttgaaatcaTGTTTTGTGTTATTAGACCCACAATGTGATGAGTGTCATATCAATGGGGAGGAAAAAACTAAttgaaccaaaaaaagaagagaaaaattagCGAGAAAACTTGTTCATATCGGgattttcatgatatgatgAAACAACAAGTCAATAGTTAAGTCTAGCAGGTAGAATAAAgttatgtgaatttttttttcttgcaatatcATTTGGACTTATTAAGGAAAAACAAACATGGAAGTCAGGAAAAGAGTTGTCTCAACCAACAACATTACTATCAGGCAACGAATAATTGAGATCCTTGGACATTTCGACTGGCAGACATGGGAACAATAGCATACACGCAGTTCATTTCTGATATAATGACTTTGATTATGTCAAATCAACGCAGACCATTAATGACGTCCTCTTTGGGGTGATATCATCCGGACTGTCAAGATATTTGGATCACAGATCTCCGAAAGGTAAAGCGAGATTTTGTTTTGGTGCTTGGATTTCGGATTTTGAACAAACATTTccttattatttatattgaatTCAATGCCTCTGTAGCTCTGAAAGAGGGCCAGCAAATAACAGGAATGGCCATGGTTAATTTAAGAGAACAACTATCCATGCAGGTGAATTATCCACTTCTTTCACTCTGTCTACGTTTTTTCAAGATTCCAAAGTAGT from the Populus nigra chromosome 1, ddPopNigr1.1, whole genome shotgun sequence genome contains:
- the LOC133690951 gene encoding small ribosomal subunit protein uS9, which encodes MATAAPTESVQCFGRKKTAVAVTHCKRGRGLIKINGSPIELVEPEILRFKAYEPILLLGRHRFAGVDMRIRVKGGGHTSQIYAIRQSIAKALVAFYQKYVDEQSKKEIKDILVRYDRTLLVADPRRCETKKFGGRGARARFQKSYR
- the LOC133705330 gene encoding wax ester synthase/diacylglycerol acyltransferase 11-like, coding for MAPPESDSVEPVTPAGRLFLLPEMNTIIHCAFGVKNKIDIDSTRSVIKNSLMLKHPRFCSLLVRDKNGREHWKKTDIDIDQHFIIVNKKTCTDDDDDDDDDVDKAVNEYIADLSVSTPLDMNKPLWEVHVMLEKKCAIMRIHHALGDGISLMSMFLASCRTASDPEAIPTLVTGRRPDCGKEGKQQDWRGVILRVLKMVWFGMAFSLEFVLRFLWVSDKKTVISGGDGVELWPRKLATAKFLIEDMKTVKGAVANATINDVLFGVISSGLSRYLDHRSPKALKEGQQITGMAMVNLREQLSMQDLSEMLKNNSGSQSRWGNRFGFILLPVFYRKSDVDPLQHVGRAKTMIDRKKKTLEAHFAYHIGHLAMSLLGPKAAYVLNYRVLCNTTFTFSNVVGPQEVVTLSGNPVTFLRVNTSSIPHALTMHMVSYAGRADMQIMVAKDIIPDPEFLAKCFEDALFEMKEAAAATI